Genomic window (Oncorhynchus masou masou isolate Uvic2021 chromosome 26, UVic_Omas_1.1, whole genome shotgun sequence):
TGAGTTTGAGCTGGAGTCTGGGGAAAATCCATCGTCAGTGTCACCTGATTTGACCGTGGTCCCTTATGGAAAATAACTTATACTGGTTGATCCTCCGTTCACAGACAACACAGATGCAGGGTCAGCTCTTCTGCGTTTCTGTGTTAGTTGGAGAGTCCATGGATTGCCTATGGATGAGCAGAGAGTCTCGGATGAATAACGGACAACGTAATGGCTGTCAAACATTCTGATGCGATTGACAATAAAAGAGAACTGGAGTGATGAAAATAGTTCTCACTCTATGCTGGTTGTCATAGGTCTCAATCAGGTCCTCTTCCTCAGTGAAAGGCGGTGGCTCCTTGCAATCCTGCATTAGAGAAAGCTGGGCACAGACAAAGACAAGATGGCAAGGTTAATACAGTCTTTAGTCAGTTGTTTGAGCATCAATTCAAATCAGAGAATAAACCACTGATTTCCGGGTCCCTCACCCCCTCAACCATGGCATCCTGCATGCTCCCATTGGCTGTCTCCAGTTTGATGTAGAGGATGGCATcgtggacagagagaaagaggagatctCGTGTCACCTCCTCATCGAAGAAGGACAAGGCTTCCATTTTCCGTACAATTTCATCTGGAGTGTTAGATGCCAGTTAGAGAGACCaataacaacagcaaagaacccaATGCAGAAGGCAGAGCTGTCCAGTGCTGAAACAGACTGGCACAGACACCACCAGTTATCAGAATGTGAACCTCCAAGCAGGCCAACAAAACACAACCATTAttatggttattattattatcattttgggcagcaggtagcctagtggttagagcattgggccagtaaccaaaaggttgctgtatcgaaaacccgagctgacaaggtaaaaatctgtcatccttcccctgaacaaggcagttaacccactgttccccagtaggctgtcattgtaaataagaatttgttcctaactgacttgcctagttaaattaaaaaaaatatgacatGGACATTTTGATAGTACAATCTGCTTTTAGTTCATTCTAATCCACTTGGCAGCATTGAACAAACATTACACAGCAGAATTATTTGTAAGAAAGTGATAGCACTGTCCCGATAACACTGCTTACTATGCTCAAGACTTTAAATAGTGacatatatgtttttttttatcccAAACCGTACCGTCACAGCCTGCAATGTAGACATTGACTCCGATGCGTAGGAACTCTTTAATGACCtgtagaggacagagggggataGATTAGTGTGACACCAAGCCATTTATCTCACAGGGTTAAGCTTTGTAATCACTAAACACACAAACCCTCTGATGAAACGCATTCCTGCACCCTGAGATTGCTACAGTAAACAGAGCAGACACAGAGAAATATTTTAAGTAGTATTCTGACATTGTTGAACCGGGGAGGACcaccctcctcagtgaatttcataaaaataaaaattgtgaaGCATgaaaaaaagttatcctttttacataaaactatactaaatatattcacatgtcaccaaataattgattaatacacactgttttgcaatgaagatctacagtcgtggccaaaagttttgagaatgacaaaaatATTAAATTTCACAAAGTTGATTTTCAAAGTTAATTTTCACAAAGCTGCCTCAGTGTcgttagatatttttgtcagatgttactatggaatactgaagtataattacaagcatttaataagtgtcaaaggcttttaatgacaattacatgaagttgatgcaaagagtcaatatttgcagtttgatccttctttttcaagacctctgcaatcttgCAGGTttttgggccacatcctgactgatggcggCCCATTCCATAATCAATGCTTAGAGTTTGTTCAGAATTTgtaggtttttgtttgtccactcgcctcttgaggattgaccacaagttctcaagggattaaggtctggggagtttcctggccatggacccaaaatattgatgtttttccccgagccacttagttagttatcccttttgccttatggcaaggtgctccatcatgctggaaaaggcattgttcgtcaccaaactgttcctgtaactgtaactgttagcggttatgatatgaaggtttggcttggattttttttttgcctggtcacagatagctgatgtgttgtgcactgaagtccacaagtgatgggaaaaggtgagagaaggagagagcataGATGCGAAAGTGAATTATACAACGGGCAAAATTATCATGCATTTGTATTCGACTACTATTCATTCCAaagattctgttgaaaaacattgcttaaacggaagcaaatgtAACAAAatagggataaacatacctgaattggCCCAAAAGAAACTAATtagcaactgttggactaatgaatacaccccaaaTCAGCTAGATGCATTCAAGAGCGTGCGAtgcagtattgaatgtgtcattgtcaccttgattactctcaTTTCTCTCTCGACCAGTGCACCTGCATTGTAAACTGTCATTCacaggctaggttgtagcaacctcatgatgtgGGTAGGGGATATGTTAGTATAATGTAGCCTAAACTTATTGatattacattgagctgggtgaatggaatatgaatggcaATCATCCAGTATGCTGTAATAGTAATAAGGCCATGCTATTAATTTTTTTTGGGCCTCCCTCATCCTAAACATCACTGACCATCACTGAACCATACAGAGGGTATTTATTCCTTTAGTTTTGGCATTTGTGCATTGTCATTGTCATGAGGCTGGGCACTGTGTATAAGCAGTGACATGATGCCTCgtcatattttcaatgatggcctaggaacagtgggttaactgcctgttcaggggcagaacgacagatttgtaccttgtctgctcggggatttgaacttgcaacctttcggttactagtccaacactctaaccactggggtggctacctgccgccccagaaaGATGACTCACTATAGCACTGTAGTAAGGGATATTTTGTCTTTGAATGAACTTTGGCCTGTAAAATCTATTCTGTAGAATATCAAATGGATGGTACCAGTAGTAGAGTTCGACCTACCAGTCTGAGGGACTTGACGGCCACCACGTCTAGGAAGGACACGGCTGAGAAGTCCAGTACCAGGCTGTGGATCTGGACCTTAGGTACCGACACcctgactggcagctccatggCCCAATCCACACGGACCTCCACCTCTGGCACAGGCCAATCCCCGTCCTCCACCTGACCAGACTCCCGCCCACTGTCCTGTTCGCACTCAAAGCCCTTGTTATCGACACCCAGGGAGACCTCGGATACTACCTCCCCGGTCTGGATGAACAGAGgttcaaccaatcaatcaatcaatcaataagtCAAATATATTTCCACAACCTATCTTAAAATCCTAACTGGTTACCAGGTACTGTGCTCACTTTACAGAGCAAAACTAAATGAGTGCAAAGGGTTGAAAGGAGACTGAAAGATGGAATTACCCTGTTTCAAAAGATTCTGAGCTGAACAGATGAATGTTATCAATACTCAGATTGGATCTTACCTCTGTCGCCCTCAGTTTCCCTTTCTTTATGAGTTTGTGAATCTTCTTGAGGGCCTTATTCCTCTTCTTGAACACTCTGACAGAGTCAAACCCCACCTGCATGTCAAAGGTCAAATGCACAACAAACTTTCATCTTGCCTGCTTGTAGAATGATAAGGCCTATCCACAATCTATACAATGTCAAGGGGAAATATAATGAGCTCACTCACCGTGACTCTCAATCGCTCTTTGAAGTAGTCAATGTTGGCAAAGTAGATGGGAGCATTGCACTTAAAAATCTTAATTCCGGGAACTTCTGCAATCTGACAGAGGAAGTCCTCATTATTGCATTTATTTCTGGCATCCATTTATGGTATATATTAATTAGAGTTCAAACATTTCAGATGTCTTACATTCTTGTAGTCTTTCATGTTCCTGTATATGTTTGTGCCGGGTATGTTTCCAAGTGTAGAGCATGCAGGACTATGGATgaggagaaaaatatatatttttagaagttaaatatatttttcttaGTGCCATCCTAACCATTTCTATTTTGTAGACAGAAAATATAAATAATGACAGTTTAAACTAGGACACATCAAGCATATGAATCCTAGAATCTCTTAGCAGTTATTTTTAATGCTTATTTGTTTTATGTTATACATCAGTGGGTTTGGGAAGGTTGATATTTCTAATGACACGAGCTGAAGACTTCAAAGCCATCCTAATAGCCTTTGATTACAGAAGAGGTCTGCTCAGTGTTACCCATAGTTTCGCTGACTGAAGTTTGTAGACTCTTATCTACACAGCGGTGAAGAGCACGTGGTCAAACACGCGAGCCGGGGAAATCTTTTGATCTTCTGATTTATGGTCAATGGGTTTATAATACAGAGTAAATACTGTAGTGTATACAACAATATCAACATCAAAATATGACATCTAATCTAGGCCTTCACAGAATGCATCTAGTAATGTATGTGATTGGTTCCATTGCATTGTGTTACGTGCTGTAGGTGTTATGTGTCACTCACAACTGTGTCCGGACCACGACAGTTCCCATCTCAAACACCAGGCCAGCCAGCAGTCCCACGTCTAGTCCCAACACCACAGAAGCCAGGCAGGTCGCCAGCCAGATGAACTTGGAAAATAACAAGTTTCAGTTTTAACATACGATGAGATCCAGCAGAGAAAGTCTTAGTTCAATTGTTACATTGAAGTGAAATACAGTGGATTGGGTGACATCAACACACTACGGTATCTTTACTGCCAGTGATTACATGTATAGTTATTCCATGAATCCATGCATGTATTCCAAGTTGATCATGTTTTCATGTCATCTACTTCAGGTGATTGAAAGTGGATGGTGCTCTACACTGTTGCTGACTGTCAGTGTTACTCACAcagtctgctctgttctgtctccaCAGTGTGGGCACCTCTGTCACCTGCATGAACATTCCCTTCAGGTTGGCGATGACGATGGCTGCCAGCACTGACTGTGGGACCAATACAGAGCTGGATTAGTGTGTTAGTCTACAgtaggtattcccaaactggtaTGCACAATGTCGTCGGGTGGGTCAAATAAccattttcaaacagtacatttatatttcccaacagggctatacatttgggtgagtttttttctctcgtctgagtagcctcgtttcactgacaaaaataaaatgaaaccatttagtgttcagcgaaataacaacacaacgtcaaatacaggtagcctagtcaaataattaacatccaatcacattaaccaaaaggttgcttgatcgaatccccgagcagacaaggtaaaaaaagTCTGTTGTTcggcccctaaacaaggcagttaacccactgttcctaggacgtcaagTGTAAATAAGATTATGTTCTTAActaatttgcctagttaaataaaggttaaaaaaaataattataataataataaaccgtTACTCTGTTGCAGGAAACCTTCACTGTTGTGACATTTAGAAAcgaaacatgacaatttgaaaaataagccacagaagttttttgagcgagaataaagaCTACTTTCAAGTATTAAGACATGTaaaaaagcaacagataccattaataagaagggtctagaagagtcttatatggtgagctactgagtggctagaacaggcaagccccatactattgtagaggacttcattcttcctgctgccgtggatatggctgggacaatgctgggaaaaggccaaaaaaactatacagacaatgacttcatcaaaaacactgtttcacgacacatcagtgacatggcaggagatgttttgaaacaattccTGCTTTGCATACAcgccagtgaattatatgcgttatatctggatgagtcaacagacatgtCGGGCCTGGTACCCTGGTATATGTACGTTatatttatggggggtcaattaaggaagacatcctcttctgcaaaccactggaaaccatgACATGAGAAGAtaatttttaaagtactggacagctttgtgacatcaaatggactttggtggtcaagctgtgttggtatctgtactgattgcgcaaaagtcatgacagggagacatagtggagtggcaCCCTCAGTTGTTCCTGATGccacttgggtccactgcagcatccactgttaggctcttgctgccaagggaatgcctgacagcttgaaagacgttttggacactacagtgaaaatggttacgTAATGACATAGGCAGCGACCAttgtaacacttttacaacatacagaactGCTCTGTTTATCacggggcaaagtattgacaagtttttttgaattgagagacgagcttaaagttgtattttttcacttgtctgaccgcttgcatgatgacgagtttctcacacgactggcctatctgggtgatgttgttTTTTcccgcctgaatgatctgaatctaggactacagggactctccgcaactatgtTCAATGTGTCCGGAACAAAATTGAGGCTTTGATTAAGAAGTTGTTGTTCTTTTCTGTCCGCATTACAAAGGACAACACACAGATCTTTCCATAATTTGTTTTtggtgtgcaaatgaactcaagcttacggacaatgtcaaatatgatatagcgaagcacctgagtgagctggttgtgcaattacgcaggtactttccctaaacggacgacacaaacaactggattcgttatccctttcatgccctgcctccagtccgcttaccgatatctgaacaagagtgCCTCATCGAAAATGCAtcaagcagttctgtgaaaaattcatttaatcagaagccactgcaagatttctggatagggctgcactcagagtttcttgccttggcaaatcgcgctgttaagacactgatgccccttgcaaccatgtacctatgtgagagtggattctcggccctcactagcatgaaaattaaatacaggcacagactgtgtgtggaaaatgatttaagacagactttctaatacaacccaacattgcagagttatgtgcatcctttcaagcacacccttctcatgaACTTGTTGTGAGTTAATCACAATTTTTGATTAAttaataaggttttatatgtaagatggctcaATAAAGAGCAAAAGTATtaattattattacattattatttgtggtcctataagagctctttgtaacttcccatgagccgggttgtgacaaaaactcataCTCATTctcatgtttaataaatgtattgtatagtgtgtgcgtggcaggcttacaatgatggcaaaaaaacaacatttgagagcgcgctgaccctggtgctcgagggggtatgcagctggaggttgaatgtttgaaggggtacaggacttTAAAAAAGTATGGGAACCACTGTTCTACAGCAATCCCATTTCACACTCTGCATTATCATTGGATGTGGTTGATGAGTTGACCCATTATACAGCTTGGATCTCTTCCTCACCTTCTGCAGGGGTTCCAAGAGGTTCCCGAGAGCCAGGATCACAATCATTACCATCACAGCTGAGATTATACCAGCCACCTGTAAGAATAGTACACACGTTTGTAACGGCAccctgttaatgtgtgtgtgtgtgtgtgtgtgtttgtttttcttgCCTATAAGTACTGTATAGTGTACCTGACTCTTGCCGCCGGTGCTCTCCTGTACAGCGGTGCGGGACAGTGCGGTGCTTGCCACAAAGCCGGAGAAGCAGCCACAGAACACATTACTGAACCCGAACGCTATCAGCTCCTaggacacacagggagaaagCCTGGTCAATCTACTGCAAATGATACATGGAGCATCGCACACATTACAGCTGAGAAACCAGTGTCAATCTGCAAATGTTGTTCTTCAACATACTGTACCGGTGCTCTGCTGTGATGTCATAGAGACTAGGGCCTTGATTTAGAAAACATTTGCATTGGTGCTAATTTGCAATATACAAATCCGGTTTTGGTAGGGAGTGTTGAGTTACTGTAAACCGATTGAATGAAGCATTTAAGTGATACTTACTATAAAAACCAACACAGTGTTTTAGTGGTGTCctgactatgtgtgtgtttgtgtggagtgACTGCAAAAAATAGATATTGGCCACAATACTCACATTGCTTCAGAGAGACATTAGGAAGGTCATATTAAACTCTTGGTTATAGACACTCTCACATCACAGTTCAACTTCCGTAGTGTGAGAGAAATTCTGCTTGGGGATAGAACTTGATTGGCAGGAAGTTTGGaacgtaccacacacacacaagcatacacaccTGATTGCCATCGATGGTGTAGTCGTGTTTTGCAGCGTAGACCTTGGCCACAGAGACAGCTACTGCATAGCCCACTACCGCTGTAGAGAAACTGGAGCCCAGAATGTTCCACAGCAGCTCTGTGTTGGGAGGCTGAGCTGGAGCAAACCTGTGGGACAAACCCCTCACAAGTTACATTGGAAAACAGCATATATTTTACAGTTTTGATATTGTGTTTGATTTAGGAAGTGTACAGTAGCCAATTTAACTGAATTGAACTCATATTGTTGTTTAAATAGTCTTTCAGTTATGTTTGGTATTGTTGGGGATGTTTCTCCATGCCATTTGTTAATACTCTGATGGTAACACTACAAGCCAAGTTGGTCTGGTTAGGATAGCGCCTGCTGAATGACTTAACGAGGATGACCATAAGATTCTAAGTCTGTCAATAAAAAACTCCAAAACATCCTCTGCTTTGGggacaggaaacaggaagtgCCACAGGAAGGGCTCTCACCCCCTGGGGATGCTGTGCACAATGCTGGCACCGTAGCGCGACTCCAGCTCGGTGGCGTAGGAGATCCCAGCGGCAACCACGGTCTGGGAGCGAGGGGGGTGGATTGGGGTGGAGATAGAGACAGTTGGACACAGGGAGAGGCGAGACATGATGGTTTACTGTACACTTAAACATGTATCACACAtgtaacacacacatatacagtcatTTCATCTTTAGGTTATAGTTATTTTATCACTTAGGATGATGTAACTTGGTGGAGAAGTTCTAAAAACACCCCATTAATAGTAGCCCATAATATCCTCAGAATTCTCCGTAGACCCTATTACATGCTTGGATATTCTGCATTTTATAGAATCTCAAACACGGATCGTTATCATTTCACAACAGTAAAATATTGACTGTGAGCCATTCCACTTCCTACCACAATCACTTCGATGGGGATTGGGACGGGAATCTTGTGCCGGAATTTGGAGTTGACCTCTTTTACGGCCATGACGATGACAATGGTGAGCAGCCCGGCCGCCAGGTCagctctgttggtctgtctgatGTTGGTGAACACGTCGATGAGCGTCTAAACAGAGGAATTGGTCATATGTGGTGATCTTTATGTCTGACTCTATCCCTGAGACATGCATTTTGTTCAAATGCAAAGTAGGCCTTCGAATGAACCTAGTTGGATAGAATGACCACTAAATAGAAAGCTCTTTCGTTGTTATTTTGTCAATAACCACGTGTTATTTGATGGATAGAAAACTCTAGGCTGTTTTTTTCTGAAAGAATTCTCTGACACTAACAGCCAATCAAAAGGAATCTAGACAGATGTTCTTCTACAGTGTGTATTCAATTATTGGACCCTCACGTAGAGGATGGAGAAGCAGCCGCTGTGGTTGTTAGTGGGGACGGAGAGGACTATCTTCAGCTGGGAGATGAGGACGTGGAAGGCAGCGGCCGTGGTGAAGCCGCCCACCAGGGGGTCCGACAGGTAACGGACCAGGAAGCCCACCTGGAGCAGCCCCATTACCACCTGTATGGGGAGGAACACCTGGTCACCATGGAGATACAGTAGACCATATGACTTGACCAGCAAAAACTCTTAATCCAAGTTAAAGATAAATCAGGGCTCAGAGTTGTTTGTCGAGACCTTATATTAATATGAACAATATGGTGTCAGATCATTGTGGGATATCAATGTCTTCCTCTTTGCACTGAATCTTTAACTCAATAATTACCTGGAACAGCCCGACCAGCACAGTCATGGAGGATGCCACCATGATCCTCTGGGCCTCCATGGCCTCCACGTCCACCACAATCCCATCAGACTCTGTTCCATTCACACCGGTGCCATTCCCAGCAAGCAGGAAGTGGTCATCGGGGGCGAGGGTCAACACGACGGAGCCCACCATGAGACAGGTGACAGGGAACGGACCTGAGGGGTGGAGAACAGGCAAGGGAGACACCTGATAAGTGCACGCGCAATTGATGCCACTTTTGTAAATGCATTGTTACATATTTGACTTGATACGTCTCTGCCTCATTCATGAAACATCCAATCACAGGAGATGGGTGAGTTCATTAGTCATTGGTCAATGGTCAGTCCAGGTGTCAGTCAGGTGGAGGGGTGGGCCCTACCTACAGAGATGTGTCTGGAGGTGCCCAGCAGGAAGTAGGTGAGGATGGGGAAAAAGGCAGAGTAGAGTCCATAGACTGGAGCCACGGACACAAGCAGGGCATAGGCCAGGCCTGAGACACAAGGAAATAAACCACAGAAAATGAGTAGTGTTTGTCTTCTCACATGAGAATTGACGAGGGGCAACTGCAGTCTGACATGTTTACTCTGTCAAGATTGATGACTTTCAGTTTCAACAACCTGCTATTTCAAAGAGCACTAAACAAAACTGTCTAAGCATGAAATGGTTCAAAGCAGCTTGCCATGGGTGATTACAACAGTGAGGAAAGAATGCCATTTGGTCACACTGGATACTCAAAAAGTTGCTATTTGTGGAATCTACACATCGACTACAGTTGGTTTAGAGAAAACTGGGACGCACACCTTGTAAGCTGCACACCAGACCAGTGCTAACACCAGAGATTACATCGCTGGGAAGCCACTCTCTTATTGGGTATCTGGAGAGCCAGTCAATGACAGGAAAGACTCCTTTCACAACCTTCAGGGCCTGCCTACCTGAGCAGCTGCATTGGTAAAAACAGATATTTAACGTCAAACATTATTACAGTCAGcatagatacagacagacagattcacTTCTCACAGACCAAACATACAAAATGTTGCCTGTTTTCCTTTCAGTAAGACTATTAAAACCTTGTCCAAACTGACCCACAGGTGCGGCTGAGTCTCTCCCTCAGGGTCCTCTCCTCCCGGGCCTGCCTCTCGTTGTCCTCCTCAAACGTGGGGTTGGAGTAGATGGGTCTGGACACGGTGTATGGGTACAGGTTCTCTGGAGGGTGGGCATCCATACCTCTCCACCTGCCGAGGGGACAGACATGATGGAGATGTTTACATGGAACACAACCAGTGAGCACCAGTGCCTTCTCTTATGAAGTGTAAACATCTTGAGTTAGAAATAGTTTCTGAAGATTTGCttgacagagagatatagaaatgGGATAGAGCtggtcttttatttattttttacaatctTTATTAAGAGCTGTCATTTTATTGTGAGGAACTGCAGTTTTATCCAATTTTTGTCCTCTGTTATGTGAATGATCTTACAGACCTATTCAATCAAACCTGGCACTTCCAGGGTAGTGAGAAAGCCTGTTTGAATGTATATGCTCTTCTCCCTTTCATTTCTCTCTGCTTGTCACCATGTATTTTGTGGAATGGCACACATAGCCAGCCAGTGAAACCTTTGCTTTATCTTATCAAGTGTGAATTATAATGACACAATGATATTGTGACAATAAAAAAAATTAGGGACCTGATATAGTGACTGCAGAAAAAAACAGGTGTCAGATTTAACTGGGGAGCTTCCTCCATGTTCTTATCTAAGAGGCAATTTGATTTGTATCTTTCCAAAACAGTGAATAAAATATAATTCATGACATGATGTCTGAGTTTATCACCAAGATTACTCTATGGTCAAAGGTCAAAAACACAAACAGGACAGTACTATAATTTAGGCACAGTAATGTTAGGCTACAGTATCCATGATTTCTATAGTAGATTTGTCTGATCATTTTTTTCTTCACACCTTGTGATGTTTTTCAGGTTCTGTTAGAGGAAAAACCCCTCAAACATGGTGTCATTGATTGCTCCAGAGTGTTACAATGGGGACAGCTGGACAAAGTTTTGGTCATAAGATCTCCCGCTGTGTTTTTGACCCAGTAGTACTGCTTGTTGGGTTTCAGCATCGTACCATAGCCAAG
Coding sequences:
- the slc26a4 gene encoding pendrin, with product MDAHPPENLYPYTVSRPIYSNPTFEEDNERQAREERTLRERLSRTCGCSGRQALKVVKGVFPVIDWLSRYPIREWLPSDVISGVSTGLVCSLQGLAYALLVSVAPVYGLYSAFFPILTYFLLGTSRHISVGPFPVTCLMVGSVVLTLAPDDHFLLAGNGTGVNGTESDGIVVDVEAMEAQRIMVASSMTVLVGLFQVVMGLLQVGFLVRYLSDPLVGGFTTAAAFHVLISQLKIVLSVPTNNHSGCFSILYTLIDVFTNIRQTNRADLAAGLLTIVIVMAVKEVNSKFRHKIPVPIPIEVIVTVVAAGISYATELESRYGASIVHSIPRGFAPAQPPNTELLWNILGSSFSTAVVGYAVAVSVAKVYAAKHDYTIDGNQELIAFGFSNVFCGCFSGFVASTALSRTAVQESTGGKSQVAGIISAVMVMIVILALGNLLEPLQKSVLAAIVIANLKGMFMQVTEVPTLWRQNRADCFIWLATCLASVVLGLDVGLLAGLVFEMGTVVVRTQFPACSTLGNIPGTNIYRNMKDYKNIAEVPGIKIFKCNAPIYFANIDYFKERLRVTVGFDSVRVFKKRNKALKKIHKLIKKGKLRATETGEVVSEVSLGVDNKGFECEQDSGRESGQVEDGDWPVPEVEVRVDWAMELPVRVSVPKVQIHSLVLDFSAVSFLDVVAVKSLRLVIKEFLRIGVNVYIAGCDDEIVRKMEALSFFDEEVTRDLLFLSVHDAILYIKLETANGSMQDAMVEGLSLMQDCKEPPPFTEEEDLIETYDNQHRAIHGLSN